A genomic region of Drosophila kikkawai strain 14028-0561.14 chromosome X, DkikHiC1v2, whole genome shotgun sequence contains the following coding sequences:
- the Rpn13R gene encoding proteasomal ubiquitin receptor ADRM1 homolog has product MTLSDKTIEPDDRKGLLYLRRSPTDNQLHINWMDRRSGDVELDILVTPLGHLEFQRVEACMTGRVYVLRFCHSTQRHYFWMQEPDIKRDAEVCRRINELLLVDSDKRSEDRDNSSANDGDVDSVRSGCGSHDLQWPRRGGGNENLAILEEVRQIFAKVLADSEQPSCRQTVQSRVHLSISGGEIREAAPASSNTLTSTPAMTTTTTTMTMATKMTTTTPMPTPTPTPTIMRMRMRMPLLVDLAEALRSYGNDAVENLLISPSRRQALMARMPPRDPDDEETTESELIREHLRSPQSHRALSQFSYALSSGIHSLRLILGPLLLGQNATEALEAAQVGDIERFLRALHRNERD; this is encoded by the coding sequence ATGACCCTTTCGGACAAAACCATCGAGCCCGATGATCGCAAGGGTTTGCTCTATCTACGTCGCTCTCCGACCGATAATCAGTTGCACATCAATTGGATGGACCGGCGGTCGGGTGACGTTGAATTGGACATATTAGTGACACCATTGGGTCATTTGGAGTTCCAGCGTGTGGAGGCATGCATGACCGGGCGGGTATATGTCCTTAGATTTTGCCATTCAACACAACGGCATTACTTTTGGATGCAGGAGCCGGATATAAAACGTGACGCGGAGGTATGTCGTCGCATCAACGAACTGCTGTTGGTGGACAGTGATAAAAGATCCGAAGATCGGGATAATTCATCGGCCAACGATGGCGATGTCGACTCTGTACGTTCGGGTTGTGGAAGTCATGATCTTCAATGGCCACGCCGGGGAGGCGGAAATGAGAATTTGGCCATACTTGAGGAAGTTCgtcaaatatttgccaaagtCTTGGCGGATTCTGAACAACCATCTTGTCGTCAAACTGTCCAGAGTCGCGTTCATTTGTCCATCTCCGGTGGAGAGATCAGAGAAGCAGCTCCAGCTTCGAGCAACACCCTGACGTCGACGCCggcgatgacgacgacgacaacgacaatgACAATGGCCACAAAGATGACAACGACGACACCAATGCCAACGCCGACGCCGACGCCTACGATAATGAGGATGAGAATGAGGATGCCCCTGCTTGTGGACTTGGCAGAGGCATTGCGTTCCTATGGCAACGATGCGGTGGAGAATCTCTTGATATCTCCCAGCCGGCGACAAGCTTTAATGGCACGCATGCCACCCCGTGATCCTGACGATGAAGAAACCACTGAGAGTGAGCTTATACGTGAACACCTACGCTCACCGCAATCCCACAGAGCCCTATCTCAGTTCTCCTATGCCCTAAGCTCTGGAATTCACTCTCTAAGATTGATCCTTGGACCACTCCTACTTGGACAGAATGCCACCGAAGCTCTTGAGGCTGCCCAAGTCGGTGATATCGAGCGTTTTTTACGTGCTCTGCATCGGAATGAAAGAGATTGA